A stretch of DNA from Saccharomycodes ludwigii strain NBRC 1722 chromosome I, whole genome shotgun sequence:
CCTCATTATTGATTCCAGCTGCGTTTAGAGCTACTCTACCAgataatactaatagtgaagataaatttattaaccaaaaaattttggaaatcTCTAGAAGTACTTCtattatattgttgtttgtttactgtttctttttactaTTTCAATTGAAAACACATCGTAAGATTTTTGAACAGCAGGAAAACGAAGTTCAGGAAAATATCAATGAGGATATTGACAATGAACCTAAATTATCCAAATGGGAATcattaattgttttaacAATCACCACAATATTGGTATCCATTTGTGCGGATTATTTGGTTGGTTCAATTGACGATCTTGTGGCCACCTCTGGTTTATCAAAAACATTCATTGGTCTAGTTATTATTCCTATAGTAGGTAACGCGGCAGAACATGTAACCAGTTGTGTGGTTGCTATGAAAGACAAGATGGATTTAGCATTGAGTGTTAGTGTTGGGTCATCTTTGCAAATTGCATTATTTGTTACACCACTAATGGTTTTATTAGGGTGGTTCTTTGATGTACCAATGTCACTAAATTTCTCAACTTTTGAAACTGTTATACTGTTCATCTCCGTATTACTAGccaattatttaattttggaCGGTGAAAGTAATTGGTTGGAAGGTGTTATGTCGTTAGCTATGTATATGTTGATTTCTTtggccttttttttctatccGGATGTCAATTATtgattaagaaaaaaaaaaaaaaaaaaaaaaaaaaaattaagcaCATCGATTTATGTAGTAAAAGTTtgtaaaaaacaattggaaataaatacaaaattcGGGTGTCCTTCGGGaccataattttttttttccactcCATTCCCCTTTAGTTACATACCGGATGGTTCCGGTTATAGCATTAATGTCCGAAACCTTAAGAAACTCTTGTCTTTTTCGTCGTTAAGGATAGGATGACTATTtttgacattttttttttttttaaaaccgTTGCctctttattataaaagagATGGCTGATTGTGTTAAATAGATTAAGAATATGAAAGAGGAATCTTGTAAAGAAAATACTGTGTAATTTACTGAATTTTCTCCTTTTGACTGGGTC
This window harbors:
- the VCX1 gene encoding Vcx1p (similar to Saccharomyces cerevisiae YDL128W | VCX1 | VaCuolar H+/Ca2+ eXchanger); translated protein: MNSHTPLLGGENNRNVNTNVSTFSRILKVSEILFFSSPVNYLLFFVPLGIIAGHLESHFSSTWLFALNFFAIIPLASVLAYATEELADQVGSTLGGLLNATLGNAVELIVSILALKEGQVRIIQASMMGSILSNLLLVTGCCFVLGGYNRVQQKFNQTAAQAMSSLLVIACASLLIPAAFRATLPDNTNSEDKFINQKILEISRSTSIILLFVYCFFLLFQLKTHRKIFEQQENEVQENINEDIDNEPKLSKWESLIVLTITTILVSICADYLVGSIDDLVATSGLSKTFIGLVIIPIVGNAAEHVTSCVVAMKDKMDLALSVSVGSSLQIALFVTPLMVLLGWFFDVPMSLNFSTFETVILFISVLLANYLILDGESNWLEGVMSLAMYMLISLAFFFYPDVNY